A DNA window from Acidobacteriota bacterium contains the following coding sequences:
- a CDS encoding DUF4126 domain-containing protein — MEWFSTLSLALGTAWTSGINLYATVSVLGLLQKFGATKLPGGLDVLDNWWIIGFAGGLYLVEFFADKIPYVDSVWDVVHTFIRVPAGAIVAYAATTDLDPSIAIPATLVGGGLAFASHGTKAAARIGANLSPEPVSNWVLSLVEDAIAFLGTFLAVFAPFIIAGILGIFVIAFLWFFPKVFRAIRRLFQAVAAFFRGDSFETVARKAG; from the coding sequence ATGGAATGGTTCTCAACTTTAAGCCTTGCACTCGGCACCGCCTGGACCTCGGGCATTAATCTCTACGCGACCGTCTCCGTTCTCGGCCTGCTTCAAAAATTCGGAGCGACGAAGCTGCCCGGCGGGCTGGATGTGCTGGATAATTGGTGGATCATCGGGTTTGCTGGCGGGTTGTATCTGGTCGAATTCTTTGCGGACAAGATACCGTATGTTGACAGCGTTTGGGACGTGGTTCACACGTTTATCCGTGTTCCCGCCGGGGCGATCGTGGCATATGCGGCGACGACGGATCTGGATCCGAGTATCGCGATCCCTGCCACGTTGGTTGGCGGCGGCTTGGCTTTTGCGTCGCACGGAACCAAGGCTGCGGCTCGCATCGGAGCGAATCTATCCCCTGAGCCAGTATCGAACTGGGTTCTTTCGCTAGTCGAAGATGCGATCGCATTTCTGGGTACATTTCTCGCAGTTTTCGCACCATTCATCATCGCGGGTATTCTCGGGATCTTCGTGATCGCGTTCCTGTGGTTTTTCCCAAAGGTTTTCCGTGCCATTCGACGGCTGTTTCAGGCGGTCGCGGCGTTTTTCAGGGGCGATAGTTTTGAGACTGTTGCACGCAAGGCGGGCTAA
- a CDS encoding 3-deoxy-D-manno-octulosonic acid transferase: protein MFFLYGIVLTLASILLLPRFVFDAIFNGKYAAGFKQRLGFVPRLVPDGRKVVWLHCVSVGETNAARPLALKIKADFPDSRLIVSTTTRTGQELAKTAFADLAELVFYFPFDWKSTVRRSLKRLSPSIVLLMETEIWFNFIRETNHFGSVITIVNGRLSERSFRRYNYIKNFMHRILAYLDLALMQENADATRLMKLGIRAIKVKVTGNLKFDHNLDEQEASLTTEFRERFGSTSDAPLIIAASTHSPEEIYVLEAFKQVWKTSEAKLPRLMIAPRHPERFAEVAALIEKTGFSWARRSAPSSENDRTAEIILLDSIGELRAAYPLADIVFVGGSLIPHGGQSIYEPAAAGKAIITGSNTTNFTAAVTEFLEKDALIQLPKLSDKEILPKFVETLTVLLADEKRIAELGMNALTVMEHNRGAVNRTVEYLAPLLRPAEPQ from the coding sequence ATGTTTTTTCTTTACGGCATTGTACTCACGCTAGCTTCGATCTTACTGCTTCCGCGGTTTGTTTTTGATGCGATATTCAATGGTAAGTACGCCGCCGGCTTCAAGCAGCGATTGGGGTTCGTTCCGAGACTTGTGCCTGACGGCAGGAAAGTGGTTTGGCTGCATTGCGTTTCAGTCGGTGAAACGAATGCCGCTCGTCCACTTGCTCTGAAGATCAAAGCAGATTTCCCCGATTCACGTCTCATCGTCTCGACCACCACCCGAACAGGACAGGAACTGGCGAAAACCGCATTCGCCGACCTTGCTGAGCTGGTTTTCTATTTCCCGTTTGACTGGAAATCGACTGTCCGCCGCTCGCTAAAGCGGCTTTCTCCTTCGATCGTACTGCTGATGGAGACAGAGATATGGTTCAACTTCATTCGCGAGACGAACCATTTCGGCTCTGTTATCACGATCGTCAACGGGCGCCTCTCGGAACGATCTTTCCGCAGATATAATTACATCAAGAATTTCATGCATCGCATCCTGGCGTACCTTGACTTGGCTCTCATGCAGGAAAACGCAGACGCGACGCGTTTAATGAAACTGGGGATCAGGGCGATCAAGGTCAAGGTGACAGGGAATCTGAAATTCGATCACAACCTCGACGAGCAGGAAGCGAGCCTGACAACTGAATTCCGAGAGCGGTTTGGCTCAACGTCCGACGCCCCGCTGATCATTGCAGCAAGCACGCACTCGCCTGAGGAAATCTACGTTCTCGAAGCCTTCAAACAGGTTTGGAAAACCTCCGAAGCGAAGCTACCGCGGCTAATGATCGCTCCGCGCCACCCGGAAAGATTTGCGGAGGTTGCCGCGTTGATCGAGAAGACAGGATTTTCGTGGGCCCGGCGCTCGGCTCCTTCATCGGAAAATGACAGAACCGCGGAGATCATCCTGCTCGACAGCATCGGAGAGCTGAGGGCGGCGTATCCGCTTGCCGACATAGTATTCGTCGGCGGCAGTCTGATCCCGCACGGCGGCCAGAGCATTTACGAACCTGCAGCGGCCGGAAAGGCGATTATTACCGGCTCAAATACAACTAATTTCACAGCAGCGGTTACGGAATTCCTCGAAAAGGATGCTTTGATCCAGCTTCCCAAACTCTCGGATAAGGAAATTTTGCCTAAATTCGTTGAGACATTGACCGTCCTTCTCGCCGACGAAAAAAGGATTGCAGAACTTGGAATGAACGCGCTGACCGTCATGGAACACAATCGCGGAGCCGTAAACCGCACCGTCGAATATCTCGCCCCACTGCTCAGACCGGCCGAACCGCAATGA
- a CDS encoding glycosyltransferase family 1 protein → MARIVLSTMGSLGDLHPMIALGRELRHRGHSVVINTWQGYREKIVDNGLEFAPLRPDLDPTDSELIRKTMDASTGPEMVIREIILPNVRDMYDDMLAAVEGADVFLNGEIVYTAASIAEKTGIKWITTSLSPLCMFSSEDPNVYPQVPWLEFLRPLPAVFHRELFRVMRWTISGWYEPYKKFRRDLGLDPDHDPIFTNKFSPLMHLAMFSEAIGKPQPDWPTPTIQTGFCFYDESETSRLPDELAAFLDEGEPPIVFTLGSAAVMDSRDFFDESAKAAKLLGRRAVLLYGRDQKLPAGLDENVVAFDFAPYSQVFPKAACVVHQAGVGTTGQVLRAGVPHLIIPFSHDQPDNAARCRRAGIAEIIDRDSYTAETAARALLSILSDEKYRTNAAALKRIVDSETGTAAACDAIEDILRK, encoded by the coding sequence ATGGCGAGAATTGTTCTATCAACGATGGGCTCGCTGGGGGATTTGCATCCGATGATCGCTCTCGGCCGCGAATTACGCCACCGCGGCCACAGCGTCGTCATCAATACCTGGCAAGGCTACCGCGAGAAGATCGTCGATAACGGCCTCGAATTCGCACCGCTTCGTCCCGATCTCGACCCGACTGACAGCGAATTGATCCGCAAAACGATGGACGCCTCGACCGGGCCTGAGATGGTCATTCGCGAGATCATCCTGCCGAATGTTCGCGACATGTACGATGATATGCTCGCGGCGGTTGAGGGTGCGGACGTGTTTCTCAATGGCGAGATCGTTTATACCGCCGCGTCGATCGCGGAAAAAACCGGCATCAAATGGATCACCACTAGCCTTTCGCCGCTGTGCATGTTCTCGTCCGAGGATCCAAACGTTTATCCGCAGGTACCTTGGCTGGAATTTCTCCGCCCACTGCCTGCCGTCTTTCACCGCGAATTGTTTCGCGTAATGCGCTGGACGATCAGCGGTTGGTATGAGCCTTACAAGAAATTTCGACGCGATCTCGGACTCGATCCGGATCACGATCCGATATTTACTAATAAATTCTCGCCGTTAATGCATCTTGCGATGTTTTCGGAGGCGATCGGGAAACCTCAGCCCGATTGGCCTACGCCGACGATCCAGACCGGATTTTGTTTCTACGACGAAAGCGAAACGTCGAGGCTGCCGGATGAACTCGCAGCTTTTCTCGACGAAGGCGAACCGCCGATCGTGTTCACGCTCGGTTCGGCAGCGGTGATGGATTCGCGGGATTTCTTTGACGAGAGTGCAAAAGCGGCGAAGCTGTTGGGCCGCCGGGCTGTTTTACTTTATGGGCGGGATCAGAAATTGCCCGCGGGGCTTGACGAAAATGTCGTCGCCTTTGATTTTGCTCCGTATTCACAGGTTTTCCCGAAGGCCGCCTGTGTTGTTCATCAGGCTGGGGTTGGAACGACCGGACAGGTTTTGCGTGCCGGTGTGCCGCATTTGATCATTCCGTTCAGCCACGATCAGCCGGATAATGCGGCGAGGTGCCGGCGAGCCGGGATCGCGGAGATCATTGATCGCGACAGCTACACTGCCGAAACGGCGGCAAGAGCCTTGCTGTCGATACTTAGCGACGAAAAATACCGGACAAATGCCGCCGCCTTAAAACGCATTGTAGATTCAGAAACCGGCACTGCGGCCGCGTGCGATGCGATCGAAGATATTTTGCGTAAATGA
- a CDS encoding DUF4349 domain-containing protein: protein MNKIFLTSLIFASMALVGCGSTSSTRQTANKPSNSNGVSFGVYDIASSGLPSFLPDAEPATVAQRNLASDTNSGGGGGGAKEAPVFNAIVTKAPAVSLNQAVASQSNSIPSDRKIIQNAELSLESEQPEEAQKRIATIVQSKSGFVVESQQSGSDLKANRRDIVQMTVRVPAEKFTETLDEIRTVSSRVIVETIKGQDVTEEFIDIEARLKAQKALERQFMEIMKRANTVEDALNVQGQLADVRGEIEKVEGRKRFLENQATLSTIKIRLQTPAVFSTNSAGFFYRLSESFGNGFDFALDFMLGLVTFIVGVLPFAVFIGIPAYLIGRTYMRRRSRPLSVVDIAKEEIRPE, encoded by the coding sequence ATGAACAAGATCTTTTTGACGAGCCTTATTTTCGCATCGATGGCCCTTGTCGGTTGCGGCAGCACCAGTTCCACAAGACAAACTGCCAATAAACCTTCAAATTCTAACGGCGTTTCGTTCGGCGTCTATGACATTGCATCGAGCGGTCTACCTTCCTTTCTGCCTGACGCTGAGCCAGCCACAGTCGCCCAGCGAAACCTCGCATCAGATACCAATAGCGGCGGCGGGGGCGGTGGTGCAAAGGAAGCCCCCGTTTTCAACGCAATCGTAACAAAAGCACCCGCGGTTTCTCTCAACCAAGCTGTCGCCTCGCAGTCGAACTCGATCCCCAGCGATAGAAAGATAATCCAGAACGCCGAACTGAGCCTCGAATCCGAACAACCGGAAGAAGCTCAAAAGCGGATTGCGACAATCGTTCAGAGCAAAAGCGGTTTCGTGGTCGAATCGCAGCAAAGCGGCAGCGATCTCAAGGCGAATCGTCGTGACATCGTCCAAATGACCGTCCGCGTTCCGGCGGAAAAGTTCACCGAAACTCTGGATGAGATCCGAACGGTGTCGAGCCGCGTGATCGTGGAAACAATTAAAGGCCAGGATGTAACCGAAGAATTTATCGACATCGAGGCCCGACTCAAGGCTCAGAAAGCTCTCGAACGGCAGTTCATGGAGATCATGAAGCGGGCCAATACTGTCGAGGACGCTCTGAATGTCCAGGGCCAGCTTGCCGATGTTCGCGGAGAGATCGAGAAAGTCGAAGGCCGCAAGCGGTTCCTAGAGAATCAGGCGACACTTTCAACGATCAAGATCCGCTTACAGACGCCTGCCGTTTTCTCAACAAATTCGGCAGGTTTCTTTTACCGGCTTTCGGAGTCGTTCGGCAATGGCTTTGATTTTGCGTTAGACTTTATGCTGGGTCTCGTTACTTTCATCGTCGGTGTACTGCCCTTTGCGGTGTTTATTGGAATTCCGGCCTATCTGATCGGACGAACTTATATGCGTCGGCGCAGTCGGCCGCTCTCGGTGGTCGATATCGCGAAGGAAGAGATCCGGCCTGAATGA
- a CDS encoding sigma-54-dependent Fis family transcriptional regulator → MARKSILVVDDEKNQREILETILSGEGYDVTTASSGEAAMKFVADRHFDLVLTDLKMTGMSGLELLKSLTDFDKSIIVILLTAHGTIDSAVDALRLGAFEYLQKPYDSEKLLETVSRALKKLTTLDAEIVSVSPEMDKVKKLILKIAKSNSTVLIRGESGTGKELIARSIHKNSLRSNEVFQAVNCAAINENLLESELFGHEKGSFTGAVSDKKGLFEIADGGTLFLDEIGELDIALQAKILRALQEKQIRRVGGVRELNVDVRVVTATNRDLLHMVGEKRFREDLYYRLNVLSIELPALRERRTDIPVLIEYFVKKHTRGTSRKITFSTDARRLLDEYSYPGNVRQLESALERAILLCEDDNITLDDLPPEMTHSGGLPAANSDDLFKLPADGVNFEDVERSLIMQAMARTDNNITKSAKLLGLTFRTLQYRLEKFGYKKDGSPEEGDE, encoded by the coding sequence ATGGCAAGAAAGAGCATCCTCGTCGTTGATGACGAGAAAAATCAGCGGGAAATCTTAGAAACCATCCTTTCGGGCGAGGGTTACGACGTGACGACGGCGAGTTCCGGCGAAGCGGCGATGAAGTTTGTCGCGGACCGGCATTTTGATCTGGTTTTGACCGATCTGAAGATGACCGGGATGAGCGGGCTTGAGTTACTGAAATCGCTGACTGATTTCGATAAATCGATCATCGTCATCCTGCTCACGGCTCACGGAACGATCGATTCGGCCGTCGATGCGCTGCGGCTCGGTGCGTTTGAGTATCTGCAAAAACCGTACGACAGCGAAAAGCTGCTTGAAACAGTATCGCGGGCTCTGAAAAAACTAACGACTCTCGATGCCGAGATCGTCTCCGTCTCACCTGAGATGGACAAGGTCAAAAAGCTGATCCTGAAGATCGCTAAATCGAATTCCACCGTTCTCATCCGCGGCGAAAGCGGCACGGGAAAGGAGCTGATCGCACGCTCGATCCACAAGAACAGCCTGCGTTCGAACGAGGTTTTTCAGGCGGTAAACTGTGCGGCGATCAACGAGAATCTGCTCGAATCTGAGCTTTTCGGTCACGAAAAAGGCTCGTTCACCGGAGCCGTTTCCGACAAAAAAGGCCTGTTTGAGATTGCTGACGGCGGGACGCTCTTTCTCGACGAGATCGGCGAACTCGACATTGCTCTCCAGGCAAAGATCCTGCGGGCATTGCAGGAAAAACAGATCCGCCGCGTTGGCGGTGTTCGTGAGCTGAATGTCGACGTCCGAGTCGTCACCGCAACCAATCGCGACCTGCTTCACATGGTCGGCGAAAAGCGTTTTCGCGAGGATCTCTATTACCGGTTAAATGTTCTTTCGATCGAGCTTCCCGCTTTGCGTGAACGGCGAACGGATATTCCCGTATTGATCGAATACTTCGTCAAAAAACACACCCGTGGCACAAGTCGGAAGATCACATTCTCGACTGACGCCCGGCGGCTGCTCGACGAATATTCATATCCCGGCAACGTCCGCCAGCTCGAATCGGCCCTCGAACGAGCGATCCTCCTCTGCGAAGACGACAACATAACCCTCGACGACCTCCCGCCCGAAATGACCCACAGCGGCGGCTTGCCGGCTGCAAATTCCGACGACCTCTTCAAACTTCCCGCCGACGGCGTAAATTTCGAAGACGTCGAGCGCAGCCTGATAATGCAGGCGATGGCGAGAACGGATAACAACATAACGAAATCCGCCAAATTACTTGGGTTGACCTTCAGAACGCTGCAATATCGGCTCGAAAAATTTGGGTACAAAAAGGATGGTAGTCCTGAGGAAGGTGACGAATGA
- a CDS encoding glycosyltransferase — protein sequence MILVFYLFAGILVLLSAKSLLGGIEYLRFFRTELAKPRSEFTPFVTVIAPCRGLDPELDINLEALFRLDYPEYEVVFVVDDKNDPAATVIDRARTGSDRDWVNSKVVIANKAKTSSQKVENLREAVLHASPESQAFVFVDSDARPSSGWLRSLVAPLANENVGAATGYRWFIAKKPNFASELRSAWNASIASALGPNTASNFCWGGSMAIRRDTFERLSLRDRWEGTLSDDFAVTRAMNEAKLPILFVPQALTASVEDCSFSEMIEFTTRQMKITRVYATPLWLLSFFGSALFNGVLIASFLIVVFAHQNGYPVYAALATILLIAVCSTGKAWLRLNAVKLVLTDTHDALKKQVWTQNTLWILSPAIFLYNCTAALASRRMKWRGTVYELKSPTETVIIAD from the coding sequence ATGATCCTCGTCTTTTACCTTTTCGCTGGAATTTTGGTGCTTTTAAGTGCGAAGTCGCTCCTCGGCGGGATCGAGTATTTGCGGTTTTTCAGAACTGAACTAGCAAAACCAAGATCTGAATTTACGCCTTTTGTAACGGTCATCGCACCTTGCCGAGGCCTCGATCCAGAGCTCGACATCAATCTCGAAGCTCTCTTTAGACTCGATTATCCAGAATATGAAGTAGTTTTTGTCGTTGATGACAAAAACGATCCAGCCGCAACGGTCATAGATCGAGCCCGAACAGGGAGCGATCGCGACTGGGTAAACTCCAAGGTGGTGATCGCCAACAAAGCAAAAACCTCCAGCCAAAAGGTCGAGAATCTTCGTGAGGCAGTTCTTCATGCGTCGCCTGAATCACAGGCGTTTGTCTTTGTGGATTCTGATGCTCGGCCGTCGTCCGGATGGCTGCGATCTCTTGTCGCTCCTCTCGCGAATGAGAATGTTGGAGCGGCAACTGGCTATCGGTGGTTCATTGCCAAGAAACCAAATTTTGCGTCCGAGCTTCGCTCGGCGTGGAATGCTTCGATCGCGTCCGCTCTCGGCCCTAACACGGCGTCAAATTTCTGTTGGGGCGGCTCGATGGCGATTCGTCGCGACACATTCGAGAGGCTTAGTTTGCGTGATCGCTGGGAGGGCACTCTTTCGGACGATTTTGCAGTTACACGTGCGATGAATGAGGCCAAATTGCCCATTTTATTCGTTCCGCAGGCTCTGACAGCTTCTGTCGAAGATTGTTCATTTTCAGAAATGATTGAATTCACCACGCGGCAGATGAAGATCACGCGTGTTTATGCCACGCCGCTCTGGCTATTGTCGTTTTTCGGCTCCGCCCTGTTTAACGGAGTGTTGATCGCATCTTTTCTGATCGTCGTATTCGCCCACCAGAATGGCTATCCTGTTTACGCCGCTCTCGCGACCATTCTTCTCATAGCGGTTTGCAGCACAGGTAAAGCATGGCTGCGATTGAACGCCGTGAAACTTGTATTGACCGATACCCATGACGCTCTGAAGAAACAGGTCTGGACGCAGAACACACTGTGGATATTGTCGCCCGCGATCTTTCTTTACAACTGCACGGCCGCATTGGCTTCGCGCCGGATGAAATGGCGCGGAACGGTTTACGAATTGAAATCGCCAACCGAAACTGTCATTATTGCGGATTAG
- a CDS encoding PEP/pyruvate-binding domain-containing protein — protein MSRKPSPTREPKGAMDHKPDSPKNSLAKVASQADFDSIRRVYHAGTPYAMPHTMFVIDRRAQNKVYYVNSQKFRFHKDFLLATYLVPRGADVFKPIYVDQDRRYIVGTIAWQKTVEKYTWELWEGDLASADIIKAANDAIAKTFFQKIYFKPNSIRQEDATATTGIDRVLQDELNRNQAYLALNTGKAVGRLHIIDKLDDTVEIGDNEILVLKELPISLPPVRGIIIAKPSSPLSHINILAKGWNIPNVYIKDADKLFREYDTFVFKLEANLTNYKLERATSDEIRSQFISPDQQIPPADLKTKKLAGLAEMRKKDSITYGSKSANLGEMIRTKVPGVTIPDGFTVPFYWYEAFMRSNGFDKIMEDLGEDLNFVHNPKYRRQKLDEYRSMIQNGKFDDELSKEIIAKWKSQLGSRPVFVRSSSNSEDLPNFSGAGLYSSVPNVVSEDKLVDAVKKVWASLWKFEAYEARVRNYVSQSDVYMSALIQLGVDMEKGGVMITKDPFDERNRDAVYISAVCGHNSKVVDNAGVPEQILFNPKSNSVIVMTLSQQENALAFDTNGDLKVTVDKCAGAKKRVLTDLQARSLAKAAMSIRSAFDGKKEQDIEWGILNGKIYIVQSRPYIEKK, from the coding sequence ATGTCCCGTAAGCCGTCACCAACCCGTGAGCCAAAGGGCGCGATGGATCACAAGCCGGATTCGCCTAAGAATTCTCTGGCGAAGGTAGCGTCTCAGGCTGATTTCGACAGCATAAGGCGCGTTTATCACGCCGGAACGCCATATGCAATGCCGCATACGATGTTCGTCATCGATCGGCGTGCACAAAACAAGGTCTATTACGTTAATTCCCAGAAATTCAGATTTCACAAAGACTTTTTGCTGGCGACTTATCTGGTCCCGCGTGGCGCAGACGTATTCAAACCAATTTACGTCGATCAGGATCGGCGCTACATCGTCGGAACCATCGCCTGGCAAAAAACCGTTGAAAAGTACACGTGGGAGCTCTGGGAGGGCGACCTTGCCTCGGCTGATATTATCAAAGCCGCAAATGACGCGATCGCGAAGACGTTCTTTCAGAAGATCTACTTCAAGCCAAATTCAATCCGTCAGGAAGACGCGACCGCTACGACCGGTATTGACCGGGTTTTGCAGGATGAGCTGAACCGCAATCAGGCATATCTTGCCCTGAACACCGGCAAAGCCGTCGGTCGTCTGCATATTATCGACAAACTCGATGACACTGTAGAGATCGGTGATAACGAGATACTCGTCCTAAAAGAGCTCCCGATCTCGCTGCCGCCGGTTCGCGGGATCATAATCGCCAAGCCGTCGTCACCGCTTTCGCATATCAACATCCTCGCCAAGGGCTGGAACATACCGAACGTTTACATCAAGGATGCGGACAAGCTTTTTCGAGAATATGACACGTTCGTCTTTAAGCTCGAAGCAAACCTGACAAATTACAAACTCGAGCGAGCGACATCTGATGAGATCAGATCGCAATTTATCTCCCCGGACCAGCAGATCCCGCCGGCCGACTTGAAAACGAAGAAATTGGCCGGATTAGCGGAAATGCGTAAGAAAGACAGCATCACCTACGGATCCAAATCAGCCAACCTCGGCGAGATGATCCGGACAAAGGTTCCCGGCGTTACGATACCCGACGGGTTTACTGTTCCGTTCTACTGGTACGAAGCGTTCATGAGATCGAACGGTTTCGACAAAATAATGGAAGACCTGGGCGAGGATCTGAACTTTGTTCATAATCCAAAATACCGACGCCAAAAGCTCGACGAATATCGAAGCATGATCCAGAATGGAAAGTTCGATGACGAATTGAGCAAAGAGATAATCGCGAAATGGAAATCCCAATTGGGCTCCAGACCGGTTTTCGTGCGAAGTTCGTCAAACTCAGAGGACCTGCCTAATTTTAGCGGTGCGGGCCTCTATTCCAGCGTTCCCAATGTCGTCAGCGAAGACAAACTGGTCGATGCCGTGAAAAAGGTGTGGGCGTCGCTCTGGAAATTTGAGGCCTACGAGGCTCGCGTCCGAAATTACGTTAGCCAATCTGACGTCTATATGTCCGCGCTGATCCAACTCGGCGTAGATATGGAAAAAGGCGGTGTGATGATAACGAAAGATCCATTCGACGAGCGGAACCGCGATGCGGTCTACATCAGCGCCGTTTGCGGACACAATTCAAAGGTCGTAGATAATGCTGGCGTTCCGGAACAGATCTTGTTCAATCCAAAATCGAATTCGGTTATCGTCATGACTCTCTCCCAGCAGGAAAATGCCCTTGCCTTTGATACGAATGGCGATCTCAAAGTGACTGTTGACAAATGTGCCGGCGCAAAAAAACGAGTCTTAACTGACCTGCAGGCACGGTCGCTCGCCAAGGCGGCGATGAGCATTCGAAGTGCATTTGACGGAAAAAAAGAGCAGGATATTGAATGGGGAATCCTGAACGGAAAGATCTACATTGTTCAATCTCGGCCCTACATAGAAAAAAAATAA
- the efp gene encoding elongation factor P: MALSANDIRKGMVIVHEGVPVRVMEFHHHTPGNLRAMVQARLRNLLTGNSFEYRFRSNDTLEKVTLDQQKMEYLYSDGSHHHFMNNENYEQVQLTEDELGDAAQWLMPNLTIEVEFYNGTPIGVELPATMDLTITRTDPPLKGATASNSNKPATLENGVTVSVPPFILEGEKIRVNPTEAKYLERVK, translated from the coding sequence ATGGCACTTTCAGCAAACGATATTAGAAAGGGAATGGTAATCGTGCACGAGGGCGTGCCGGTCAGAGTAATGGAATTTCACCACCACACGCCGGGCAATCTGCGGGCTATGGTTCAGGCTCGGCTGCGAAATCTGCTCACCGGAAACTCTTTCGAATATCGCTTTCGTTCGAACGACACGCTCGAAAAAGTAACCCTCGATCAGCAGAAGATGGAGTACTTGTATTCCGACGGCTCGCACCATCACTTCATGAACAATGAAAATTACGAGCAGGTTCAGTTGACCGAAGATGAACTTGGCGATGCCGCTCAATGGCTGATGCCGAACCTGACGATCGAGGTCGAGTTTTATAACGGCACACCGATCGGCGTTGAACTGCCTGCGACAATGGATCTAACCATTACCCGCACAGATCCGCCTCTGAAAGGAGCGACCGCCTCGAATTCAAACAAACCCGCAACCCTCGAAAACGGAGTTACCGTCTCGGTTCCGCCCTTCATCCTCGAAGGCGAAAAGATCCGCGTTAACCCGACCGAGGCGAAATATCTCGAACGAGTTAAATAA
- the can gene encoding carbonate dehydratase, with amino-acid sequence MIRIDDLLENNKRWSRQITEENPNFFSDLADQQNPKYLWIGCSDSRVSANMIVGLKSGEIFVHRNVANLVNHTDMNCLSVLQFAVEVLQVEHIIVCGHYGCGGVQAAMEQKRHGLIDNWLRHIQDTANLHANLLDGIDDPNEKLDRLCMLNVAEQVQNVGETTIVQDAWNHGQELEIHGWIYGLKDGLVRDLDISINGEGSLKGLRNAFLFTDKRQSADRASN; translated from the coding sequence GTGATAAGAATTGACGATCTTCTCGAAAACAACAAGCGTTGGTCCAGGCAGATCACTGAGGAAAATCCTAATTTTTTTTCCGACCTCGCGGACCAGCAGAATCCGAAATACTTGTGGATCGGCTGCTCCGACAGCCGCGTTTCTGCCAATATGATCGTCGGCCTCAAGTCGGGCGAGATATTTGTCCACCGCAATGTTGCAAATCTCGTAAACCATACCGATATGAATTGCCTCTCGGTTCTGCAATTCGCGGTCGAGGTTTTGCAGGTCGAGCACATAATCGTTTGCGGCCATTACGGCTGCGGCGGCGTGCAGGCCGCAATGGAGCAAAAACGTCACGGCCTGATCGATAACTGGCTGCGGCATATCCAGGACACCGCCAATCTACACGCTAACCTGCTCGATGGCATCGACGACCCAAATGAGAAACTCGACCGCCTGTGCATGTTGAATGTCGCCGAACAGGTGCAGAACGTTGGTGAAACCACGATCGTGCAGGATGCCTGGAACCATGGACAGGAACTCGAGATCCACGGCTGGATCTACGGATTAAAGGACGGCCTGGTCCGTGATCTGGATATCTCGATCAACGGCGAAGGATCGCTGAAAGGGCTCCGCAATGCTTTTCTTTTCACCGATAAACGCCAGAGTGCGGATCGGGCATCTAACTAA
- a CDS encoding AtpZ/AtpI family protein: MTESKLTEETKASPYDLWPDENAPFAATADVPPLALPEASPFADPFAEPVEGPSAKPFEAPFIPVSYTPDSTEQTIRKSGLAWSAGVVFFGSVAFMLLLGWFADLLLGSSPYGIVIGIVLGSIIGFVQFFRISSQIYSPQKSDPDHRPLLSRNDDE; encoded by the coding sequence ATGACGGAATCAAAACTGACAGAAGAAACAAAAGCCTCGCCCTACGACTTGTGGCCCGACGAAAATGCGCCGTTCGCGGCCACGGCCGATGTTCCGCCGCTCGCTTTACCGGAAGCGTCGCCCTTCGCAGATCCGTTCGCCGAACCGGTCGAGGGCCCGTCCGCGAAACCGTTTGAAGCTCCGTTCATACCCGTTTCTTATACTCCCGATAGTACAGAGCAGACGATCCGCAAAAGTGGTTTGGCATGGTCGGCCGGAGTTGTTTTTTTCGGTTCGGTAGCATTTATGCTGCTTCTCGGATGGTTTGCTGATCTGCTTCTCGGCAGTTCTCCCTATGGGATCGTCATTGGTATCGTCCTCGGGTCGATAATCGGATTTGTTCAGTTTTTCAGAATTTCGTCGCAGATCTATTCGCCTCAAAAGAGCGATCCGGATCATAGGCCGCTGCTGTCACGCAATGATGATGAGTAA